A segment of the Bombus huntii isolate Logan2020A chromosome 14, iyBomHunt1.1, whole genome shotgun sequence genome:
ATATTGCAAAATGGCTAAACAGGTATTAagcaaataattttcttatttttattctaactTGAATTAATGTGACTTTATTCTAGGTCtttgataaaatgaataaaaaatacctGGCTATTGAATTGAATGAAAGGGACGATGGAGATGAAATCCAATCTATATTGGGAGAAATGACTGGAGCTAGAACAGTACCCAGGGTGTTTGTGAATGGAGTGTGCTTGGGTGGTGGAACagatgtaaaaaaattgtatgagAATGGAGAACtacaaaaaatgttttaatatattaactCATACTATCCAATTCTACATTACctgaaatatttatgattCCGCTTTTTAAATTCTGTATtgttgatttttcttttcgaattAATAAAGGCTATTATTTACATGGTAAAGAATGTTATAATTATCCTTCTATTTCTACAGTAATAGTAATTGGAAGTAATTGCCATcaatcaaatttaaaaaatacgtggTCACTTcttatttacataaaaaatcatttataattttcatttaaatgaGCATATGCATGTACGTACTACTTTGTTCAAAAAATTCTAGGGCAAGCCAGATGAAACACAAGCTACTTGTTTATTCATCAATTCTACTTTGTCATCTTCAGAGTAACTCCCATTgcttacaatatatttttcccgACGTTTTCTTTATGTTCCAAAACATTCTAAAAACTCAATTTCCGTGATGTTATTTAACTCTTTCtgcaaattttgttttatcacTTCAATAAATTGAAATCGACGTCTCCGTAATGTTTTAAATcgggaaaattgagaaatatgGCAGGGATCCTGGTCGTGAGTACCGTGTATGCAGAATGAGatttgttgaatttttaaCCAAAATATTGCAAACATAGAAATTTGAGGTGTAGATCACCCAGTGTATTGCCATTGTTCATGGTGTTACTCAATTCAATGATTCAGGTGTTActcaataaatttcaaatttgagTGAGCTTAAATCTCATTTAATAGAAACTGCTGTatgcaaattatttaaatttgacCAATATGAAGCTGGTAacacatattatgttataaaaagGTGTAATAGCCGAATAGGACGAAAAGACATATCTAGCATTGTAGCATTTGACTGTTTCTTGTAAACGAAACAGTCCTGGAACTTATTGAACAGAGTAgtaagtacatatatacattacaagATGAAAGTACATATATTGTGGGAACTATTTCATCGTTTGTCACCACGTGTCCGCGATCGAGTATACCTTTATGTGAGTCAATTTACCTAAAAATATCCTGACAAACGAGTGGAACAGTGTATCAGTAAGTGCGTTAGGATTATACAAAAATGGATTTTTCTCAATATCGGAAAGCTCTAGTTTACGTTTTAACTTTTCTGGCTTACGCGTGGTCAGGCTACGGTGCTGGTTTATTATCAAATTTAAAGGATGCTGTATTAGCAGCAGAATCGGTATTTCaagatttatttgaaaatgcaaTTACCGTAGCTAGGAAAATTAAGGATATACACGAAGTGTTCGATGCAGCGGTGGAAGAGAACTGTATCTTTCAATGCCCAGGAGGTACATGTTTAACCTATCATTCGTTCATTATACTTTTTAACTCAGTCCCCAACAtcaaaattttacattttacgcTTTACACTCAATTGCTAACAGTCGATCTCAAAACACGATATCAATGGTCAAACTATGACACGATGATAACACGTCATAATATcctgtatgtattatatgtatgtatgtataatttttgtaTCCATCTTGGTACATTATATAATTTGATTACAACAACCTCAACAAACTTGTATTGAGATATATTCACGATCATATCTCATTAAAGGGAATTTAACTATACCAAAAACTACCTAACGCGATATACTGTGTACATGAGAAGATGACTAATGGGACAATATAGATGCAAGGGACTATTTCCCTCCTTCACTACAATCACGTGTTACTATATAATCTTATTTGATATACAACATTTTCGGCTAATATGTGTGCTTATCTGTACGATTTTATCGGTATTATCAGAGATAACCAATAATTCCCACATTCCTTTGCCTAGCCTTCTTTTCACGGACAAACAGTAGCTAAATTTAATTGGTTATTGCTTAAAAAGATTGTAAAGCAAACAGTTTGTGACGATTTCAGGGGTCACACCGAAACCAGATTGGAATCATAAACCTCAAAGTAACGGATGTGGTTCTTTAGGAATTGAAGTAGgcaaattttctaaaatacatgcttttatatatgcaaaatataTGAAGAAATCTTAATCGACTTAA
Coding sequences within it:
- the LOC126873212 gene encoding uncharacterized protein LOC126873212 translates to MPTTKDQVHEFIGSHSIVIFSKTTCPYCKMAKQVFDKMNKKYLAIELNERDDGDEIQSILGEMTGARTVPRVFVNGVCLGGGTDVKKLYENGELQKMF